The following proteins are encoded in a genomic region of Aminivibrio pyruvatiphilus:
- a CDS encoding precorrin-2 dehydrogenase/sirohydrochlorin ferrochelatase family protein: protein MTDPRPVSFSLMICLSPASGPILAVGGGPVGLRKIRTLLDGGASVDLVSPEAVPELQALAAEGSIRWERRTAERRDFSEHRLALLALPPEETADVLPLAEGTGCMLNCCGAPESGSWALAAQFRWKGFVVGAGSGGGDPAGSAALKNLLRQSLEDMTEEKENLP from the coding sequence ATGACTGACCCCCGGCCCGTAAGCTTCTCCCTCATGATCTGCCTCTCACCGGCCTCGGGCCCCATCCTCGCGGTCGGAGGAGGCCCCGTGGGACTCCGGAAGATCCGCACCCTCCTGGACGGGGGAGCCTCCGTGGACCTCGTCTCTCCTGAAGCGGTACCGGAACTGCAGGCCCTCGCCGCGGAGGGATCCATCCGGTGGGAGCGCCGGACGGCGGAACGGAGGGATTTTTCGGAGCACCGCCTCGCCCTGCTGGCCCTGCCGCCGGAAGAGACGGCTGACGTCCTTCCCCTGGCGGAGGGTACGGGATGCATGCTCAACTGCTGCGGCGCCCCGGAATCCGGTTCCTGGGCCCTGGCGGCCCAGTTCCGGTGGAAAGGGTTCGTGGTCGGCGCGGGAAGCGGAGGCGGCGACCCCGCCGGGTCGGCCGCCCTAAAGAATCTGCTCCGGCAAAGCCTCGAAGACATGACTGAAGAAAAGGAGAACCTCCCATGA
- the hemC gene encoding hydroxymethylbilane synthase — protein MKLLTRGSALALLQAERMALPLREKGLAVEIVPLSTRGDRDTVSPLCSFGGSGAFSGCIEEALLGGKGDGAVHSLKDVPSCCRDGLEIASVLPRDSAEDVLVARGGFTLETLPEGAVVGTSSPRRKAQLLRVRPGLAVREIRGNLSTRLKKLEDGLYDALVLAAAGLERMGIRPPGAESLPFLPAPCQGIIALEAPLNSPLFSLGRSVAHRETFLCSVAERSLLKTLGVGCHVPFAALARMEGRILVLKAEILDPLGRESVRLSCSCPVTSEEDAVRAGAALGERFRETPPAVRLFAESLAQAEGRP, from the coding sequence ATGAAACTGCTTACCAGGGGCAGCGCCCTCGCACTGCTGCAGGCTGAACGGATGGCCCTCCCTCTCCGGGAGAAGGGCCTGGCTGTGGAAATCGTTCCCCTGTCCACCCGGGGCGACCGGGACACCGTCAGCCCCCTCTGTTCTTTCGGCGGGAGCGGCGCCTTCTCCGGCTGCATCGAGGAGGCCCTCCTCGGCGGAAAGGGTGACGGGGCCGTCCACAGTCTCAAGGACGTTCCCTCCTGCTGCCGGGACGGCCTCGAGATCGCCTCGGTCCTCCCCCGGGATTCCGCGGAAGACGTGCTTGTCGCCCGCGGCGGCTTCACCCTGGAGACCCTGCCCGAAGGGGCCGTGGTGGGCACGTCGAGCCCCCGCAGGAAAGCCCAGCTCCTCAGGGTGCGGCCCGGTCTGGCCGTCCGGGAGATCCGGGGGAACCTCTCCACCCGCCTGAAAAAGCTGGAGGACGGCCTGTACGACGCCCTCGTCCTCGCCGCCGCCGGGCTGGAGCGTATGGGAATCCGCCCCCCAGGGGCGGAAAGCCTTCCCTTCCTTCCCGCTCCCTGCCAGGGGATCATCGCCCTGGAGGCCCCCCTGAACTCGCCCCTCTTCTCCCTGGGCCGCTCGGTCGCCCACCGGGAGACCTTCCTCTGCTCAGTCGCGGAGCGGTCCCTGCTGAAGACCCTCGGGGTAGGGTGTCATGTCCCCTTTGCCGCCCTTGCCCGCATGGAGGGCCGGATTCTCGTCCTCAAGGCGGAGATCCTCGACCCCCTCGGCCGGGAGAGCGTCCGCCTCTCCTGTTCCTGCCCCGTAACCTCGGAGGAAGATGCCGTCAGGGCGGGGGCGGCCCTGGGCGAACGGTTCCGGGAAACGCCCCCAGCGGTGCGGCTCTTCGCCGAGAGCCTCGCGCAGGCGGAGGGACGGCCATGA
- a CDS encoding precorrin-2 C(20)-methyltransferase, whose protein sequence is MKFWGVGLGPGDPELVTLKALRILREAGAVFVPLSGKGRESVAGAILGAHLGRETIPLHFPMVRDDARRDALLREELRRTRPLWEGAASLALPVIGDSALYATVAYLYDLLKEEIPELALGLVPGISAHSLASSRAGRFLALGDESLSVIPGTAPAERVRAMLAASDGAAIYKPSALGGELRSVVESTGPWKTILRVDRAGMEDERIFEGDSALDPSGEYLSVVELLRRR, encoded by the coding sequence ATGAAATTCTGGGGAGTGGGCCTCGGCCCCGGCGATCCCGAACTTGTTACGCTGAAAGCGCTGCGCATCCTCCGGGAGGCCGGGGCGGTGTTCGTCCCCCTGTCGGGAAAAGGGCGGGAGAGTGTCGCCGGCGCCATCCTGGGCGCACACCTGGGCCGGGAGACCATCCCCCTCCATTTTCCCATGGTGCGGGACGATGCCCGAAGGGACGCCCTGCTCCGGGAGGAGCTGCGGAGGACCCGTCCCCTCTGGGAAGGAGCGGCCTCCCTTGCCCTGCCGGTGATAGGGGACTCCGCCCTGTACGCGACAGTCGCCTATCTCTACGACCTCCTGAAGGAGGAGATTCCGGAACTAGCCCTGGGGCTCGTTCCGGGCATTTCGGCCCATTCGCTGGCCTCGTCCCGGGCGGGGCGGTTTCTCGCCCTCGGGGACGAGAGCCTGTCGGTGATTCCCGGCACGGCTCCGGCGGAACGGGTGCGGGCCATGCTCGCCGCATCGGACGGGGCGGCCATCTACAAGCCGTCGGCCCTCGGCGGTGAGCTCCGGTCGGTGGTTGAGTCCACGGGCCCGTGGAAAACCATCCTGCGGGTGGACAGGGCGGGCATGGAGGACGAACGGATTTTTGAGGGCGATTCGGCTCTCGACCCCTCGGGTGAATACCTGAGCGTGGTGGAGCTGCTCCGCCGGAGATGA
- the cobA gene encoding uroporphyrinogen-III C-methyltransferase, protein MTVHLVGAGCAGPRWITLEALDLLRRADAVVYDSLIHPDLLQLAPRTCEFHAAGKRKGRASLKQPEINALLTELGKAKETVVRLKGGDPFVFGRGGEEALALEKEGIPWTYTPGITAAIGGLGRAGIPPTHRGLADSLTLATGHSEQNGAPRENLWKAVAEGGGTLAVYMGASSWGNLARFLEANGMAPETPCAAVTRGGWGCASTVRFPLSCSPSALRGPAVVTAGGTAGLALSPDRGPLAELKVAVVRPAPESWDTARFLESLGADGFSLPLLAEEELPFPGEEDLLAGADWIVLTSPRGAALLSGRTDLRTLRGKIASIGPGTTAALARTGLRADGEARPSTSEALASLLAGRVQPGERVVFFRNEAGSPLPEDAVRARGAAVVNIPAYRMVPGRPPGWDSYESLWEETGLDAVVFGSAALVRAWNTSGLSMPEGAVPVGWGTPCAAAAEGLLGLKALVMAEPTLESLAALLADLKKRKPTEEKE, encoded by the coding sequence ATGACCGTCCACCTCGTAGGGGCGGGATGCGCCGGCCCCCGATGGATCACCCTCGAGGCACTCGACCTTCTCCGGCGGGCCGATGCGGTGGTCTACGACAGCCTCATCCACCCGGACCTGCTCCAGCTCGCCCCCCGGACGTGCGAATTCCACGCCGCCGGCAAGCGGAAGGGCCGGGCGAGCCTGAAACAGCCCGAGATCAACGCCCTCCTCACAGAACTTGGAAAGGCGAAGGAAACGGTGGTCCGGCTGAAGGGTGGTGACCCCTTCGTCTTCGGCCGGGGGGGCGAAGAGGCCCTCGCCCTGGAAAAAGAGGGCATTCCCTGGACCTACACCCCGGGGATCACCGCCGCCATCGGAGGGCTGGGAAGAGCGGGCATCCCCCCCACCCACCGGGGCCTCGCCGACTCCCTCACCCTGGCCACGGGACATTCGGAGCAGAACGGTGCTCCCCGGGAAAACCTCTGGAAGGCCGTCGCCGAAGGAGGAGGCACCCTGGCGGTCTACATGGGGGCCTCGTCATGGGGGAACCTCGCCCGGTTCCTGGAGGCGAACGGCATGGCCCCGGAGACACCCTGCGCGGCGGTCACCCGGGGCGGATGGGGATGCGCCTCCACGGTGCGTTTTCCCCTGTCGTGCAGCCCTTCGGCCCTGCGGGGTCCCGCCGTGGTGACGGCCGGCGGAACGGCGGGGCTTGCCCTCTCTCCCGACCGGGGGCCCCTGGCGGAACTGAAGGTCGCCGTGGTCCGCCCCGCCCCCGAAAGCTGGGACACCGCCCGGTTCCTGGAAAGCCTGGGAGCCGACGGCTTCAGCCTTCCCCTCCTCGCGGAGGAAGAACTGCCTTTCCCCGGTGAAGAGGACCTCCTCGCAGGAGCGGACTGGATCGTGCTCACGAGCCCCCGGGGCGCCGCCCTCCTCTCCGGAAGGACCGACCTGCGGACCCTCCGGGGGAAGATCGCCTCCATCGGCCCGGGAACCACGGCAGCCCTCGCCCGCACGGGCCTTCGGGCGGACGGTGAAGCCCGGCCCTCCACGTCGGAGGCCCTGGCGTCCCTGCTCGCCGGACGGGTTCAGCCCGGGGAACGGGTGGTCTTCTTCCGGAACGAGGCAGGATCCCCCCTGCCGGAAGACGCCGTACGCGCCCGGGGAGCGGCGGTTGTGAACATCCCCGCTTACCGAATGGTCCCCGGCCGCCCCCCCGGATGGGACAGCTACGAATCCCTGTGGGAGGAGACTGGGCTGGACGCGGTGGTCTTCGGCAGCGCTGCCCTGGTCCGGGCCTGGAACACATCGGGCCTGTCCATGCCGGAGGGTGCGGTTCCCGTGGGATGGGGAACGCCCTGCGCCGCGGCCGCGGAAGGCCTCCTGGGCCTGAAGGCCCTCGTGATGGCCGAACCGACCCTGGAATCCCTCGCCGCGCTGCTGGCCGATCTCAAAAAAAGGAAACCGACGGAGGAAAAAGAATGA
- the hemL gene encoding glutamate-1-semialdehyde 2,1-aminomutase, with product MATSAEWFTRAKESLAGGVNSPVRCWRGVGGDPLFFFRGEGPYLYSVEGKRYTDYVGSWGPLILGHGHPEVVEAVCRAASDSTSFGACCPAEVELAEEVKGVFPSMELLRFVSSGTEAVMTALRVARGFTGRDLVVKFEGCYHGHSDSMLVNAGSGALTLGNPDSGGVPASVASATVVVPFNDGEKVAEAFRLFSGRIAAVIVEPWAGNMGLVPPCEGFLPFLREITEKHGALLVFDEVITGFRVSEGGAQQRAGIVPDLTCLGKIIGGGLPVGAVGGRREVMEVLAPLGPVYQAGTLSGNPLAMASGLATLGALKREGVYERLEETAVQLADGLKDAASHAGVPLSVSRFGSVLGLFFAPRLPRNLGEVKGTDGAKYPPFFHGMEERGQYFAPSPFEAAFVSLAHGREVVEETLAAAREVFTSL from the coding sequence ATGGCGACGAGTGCGGAGTGGTTCACCCGGGCGAAGGAATCCCTCGCCGGGGGAGTGAACAGCCCGGTCCGATGCTGGCGGGGCGTGGGCGGAGATCCCCTGTTCTTTTTCCGGGGGGAGGGCCCCTACCTCTACAGCGTGGAGGGGAAGCGCTACACCGACTACGTGGGGAGCTGGGGCCCCCTCATCCTCGGCCACGGCCACCCCGAGGTGGTGGAGGCCGTCTGCCGCGCGGCGTCAGACTCCACCTCCTTCGGGGCGTGCTGTCCCGCCGAGGTGGAGCTTGCCGAGGAAGTGAAGGGGGTCTTCCCCTCCATGGAGCTGCTCCGGTTCGTCTCGTCGGGGACGGAGGCGGTGATGACGGCCCTTCGGGTTGCCCGGGGGTTTACGGGGCGGGATCTCGTGGTGAAGTTCGAGGGCTGCTACCACGGCCACTCGGACAGCATGCTGGTGAACGCAGGAAGCGGAGCCCTGACCCTCGGGAATCCCGACAGCGGCGGCGTCCCTGCTTCCGTGGCGTCCGCCACTGTGGTGGTGCCCTTCAACGACGGGGAAAAAGTTGCTGAAGCCTTCCGGCTGTTCAGCGGCCGCATCGCCGCAGTGATCGTTGAGCCCTGGGCTGGAAACATGGGCCTGGTGCCTCCCTGCGAAGGCTTTCTTCCCTTCCTGCGGGAAATTACGGAGAAGCACGGCGCCCTGCTGGTCTTCGACGAGGTGATCACAGGATTCCGGGTTTCCGAGGGGGGCGCCCAGCAGAGAGCCGGCATAGTCCCCGACCTCACCTGCCTGGGGAAGATCATCGGCGGGGGCCTTCCCGTGGGGGCCGTGGGCGGCCGCCGGGAGGTCATGGAGGTGCTCGCCCCCCTCGGGCCGGTGTACCAGGCGGGAACCCTCTCGGGAAATCCCCTGGCCATGGCGTCGGGGCTGGCGACCCTCGGGGCGCTGAAGCGGGAAGGGGTCTACGAACGGCTGGAAGAAACGGCCGTCCAGCTCGCCGACGGGCTGAAGGACGCCGCCTCCCATGCCGGGGTCCCCCTTTCGGTCTCCCGGTTCGGCTCGGTACTGGGGCTGTTCTTCGCTCCCCGGCTTCCCCGGAACCTCGGGGAAGTGAAGGGGACGGACGGGGCGAAATATCCCCCCTTCTTCCACGGCATGGAGGAGAGGGGCCAGTACTTCGCGCCGTCGCCCTTCGAGGCAGCCTTCGTCTCCCTGGCCCACGGCCGGGAGGTGGTGGAGGAGACTCTCGCAGCAGCCCGGGAGGTCTTTACCTCCCTGTGA
- the hemB gene encoding porphobilinogen synthase encodes MNGMVNGTTNRMRRLREHPVLAEMVREVSLEPRQMILPLFTVPGTGVRTPVSSLHGVDHISPDRLHEAVDAALEAGIRSFLLFGLPSRKDARGTSAWAEDQPVQQGLRRLKERYGREIHLTTDVCMCEYTDHGHCGLLKEDGAVDNDPTVLELGRIALSHARAGADMVAPSAMMDGQVAALRRALDNGGFSSLPVMSYSSKFSSAFYGPFRDAAGSAPSFGDRRSYQMASTNWKEALRESLLDEEEGADILMVKPSLLYLDILSRLRESTLLPLACYLVSGEYMMLRHAAAAGSLDGPRGLLEAHLALRRAGADILITYAAVEVARMVTGR; translated from the coding sequence ATGAACGGAATGGTGAACGGAACAACGAACAGAATGCGCCGCCTGCGGGAGCACCCCGTCCTGGCGGAAATGGTGCGGGAGGTCTCCCTCGAGCCGAGGCAGATGATCCTTCCCCTCTTCACGGTCCCGGGCACAGGAGTGCGAACCCCTGTTTCCTCCCTGCACGGGGTGGACCACATCTCCCCCGACCGCCTCCACGAGGCCGTGGACGCCGCCCTGGAGGCGGGGATACGGTCCTTCCTGCTCTTCGGGCTCCCCTCCCGGAAGGATGCCCGGGGAACGTCCGCCTGGGCGGAGGACCAGCCGGTGCAGCAGGGCCTCAGACGGCTGAAGGAGCGGTACGGACGGGAGATCCACCTCACCACAGACGTCTGCATGTGCGAGTACACCGACCACGGCCACTGCGGCCTCCTGAAGGAGGACGGCGCCGTGGACAACGACCCCACGGTCCTCGAGCTCGGCCGCATCGCCCTCAGCCACGCCCGGGCGGGGGCGGACATGGTGGCCCCCTCCGCCATGATGGACGGCCAGGTGGCCGCCCTCCGGAGGGCCCTGGACAACGGGGGGTTCTCCTCCCTGCCGGTGATGAGCTACAGCTCCAAGTTCTCGTCGGCCTTCTACGGTCCTTTCCGGGACGCGGCGGGCAGCGCCCCCTCCTTCGGGGACCGGCGGTCCTACCAGATGGCCTCCACCAACTGGAAGGAGGCCCTCCGGGAGTCCCTTCTCGACGAGGAGGAAGGGGCCGACATCCTCATGGTGAAGCCCTCCCTCCTCTATCTTGACATTCTCTCCCGGCTCCGGGAATCCACCCTGCTGCCCCTGGCCTGCTACCTGGTGAGCGGCGAGTACATGATGCTCCGCCATGCGGCTGCCGCCGGTTCCCTGGACGGCCCAAGGGGCCTCCTGGAGGCCCACCTCGCCCTCCGGAGGGCGGGAGCGGACATCCTGATCACCTACGCCGCCGTGGAAGTGGCCCGCATGGTCACAGGGAGGTAA
- a CDS encoding ABC transporter substrate-binding protein, producing MAGRLTLPAVFLLLLAACLPVSGEIRISDDSGRTVVLEHAARRVVSLYAGHSENLLALGAGNAIAGVSAADDPALFPGVPVLPMRADGERILALRPDLVLLRPQGEAAAEGVIRLLERGGVPVASLSPPTWETMEAYLVRLGALVGAADPARPWREAVSALERTVPAGKRPRVFLESSSRGLMTCSPSSWAARVIALAGGENAASDAVPLRSGSPLAPWGEERLLALAGEGIDVYLVQVGAMNPVMERDILERPWISGLGNARIVLVPEELVSRPSLLRLEDGVEWLRNVLYPEGGKRP from the coding sequence GTGGCGGGCCGTCTGACCCTTCCGGCCGTTTTTCTCCTTCTGCTCGCGGCCTGTCTGCCCGTCTCCGGGGAGATCCGGATTTCCGACGACAGCGGCAGGACCGTGGTCCTGGAACACGCAGCCCGGAGGGTGGTCTCCCTCTACGCCGGGCACAGCGAGAATCTCCTGGCCCTCGGCGCGGGGAATGCCATCGCCGGAGTGTCGGCGGCCGATGATCCGGCCCTTTTCCCGGGGGTACCGGTGCTCCCCATGCGGGCTGACGGGGAGCGCATCCTCGCCCTACGCCCGGACCTGGTGCTGCTGAGGCCCCAGGGAGAGGCGGCGGCGGAAGGGGTGATCCGGCTCCTGGAGCGGGGGGGCGTGCCGGTGGCCTCCCTTTCCCCTCCCACCTGGGAGACCATGGAGGCCTACCTCGTCCGCCTGGGAGCCCTCGTCGGCGCGGCAGACCCGGCACGGCCATGGCGGGAGGCGGTGTCCGCCCTGGAGCGCACCGTCCCTGCGGGGAAGCGACCCCGGGTATTCCTGGAGAGCTCCTCCCGGGGGCTTATGACCTGTTCTCCCTCATCATGGGCCGCCCGGGTGATCGCCCTGGCGGGGGGGGAGAACGCCGCGTCGGACGCGGTGCCCCTCCGTTCCGGGAGCCCCCTTGCCCCGTGGGGAGAGGAGCGGCTGCTTGCCCTCGCCGGGGAGGGGATCGACGTCTATCTCGTCCAGGTGGGGGCCATGAACCCGGTGATGGAACGGGATATTCTGGAGCGGCCGTGGATTTCCGGCCTCGGGAACGCCAGGATCGTGCTGGTGCCTGAAGAGCTTGTGAGCCGACCGTCCCTCCTCCGGCTGGAGGACGGGGTGGAATGGCTGCGGAACGTGCTGTACCCTGAAGGAGGAAAAAGGCCATGA
- a CDS encoding ABC transporter ATP-binding protein, whose protein sequence is MTGVSVRDLSAGYGGRTVLREISGDFPRGALTFLLGPNGSGKSTLLRALGGALSHGGTVTLCGRDGASLSSRERGRLVGVVTQSPSLNFPFTVEEVISMGRLPHRKIFGSSDVRGREAVRRAAEAMELVDLLDRPLTTLSGGERQRAMIAQAIAQEPEIFLLDEPSSALDPKHTLGLFRFLRRAAAEGKTVAAAVHDINLAAEFGDCVWILGENGLAASGRVKDVLTGEVLSSVYGVSFAPLWRGAGEGERVLWRAV, encoded by the coding sequence ATGACGGGTGTATCGGTGCGGGATCTTTCGGCAGGGTACGGCGGAAGAACCGTCCTCCGGGAAATCTCCGGGGATTTCCCCCGGGGTGCCCTGACCTTCCTCCTCGGCCCCAACGGCAGCGGAAAAAGCACCCTGCTCCGGGCCCTCGGGGGCGCTCTTTCACACGGCGGAACCGTAACCCTCTGCGGACGGGACGGGGCGTCCCTCTCCTCCCGGGAGCGGGGCCGCCTGGTGGGCGTGGTGACCCAGTCTCCCTCGCTGAACTTTCCCTTCACCGTGGAGGAGGTCATCTCCATGGGGAGGCTGCCCCACAGGAAGATCTTCGGGAGTTCCGACGTCCGGGGCAGGGAGGCGGTGCGGAGGGCGGCGGAGGCCATGGAGCTTGTGGACCTGCTGGACCGGCCCCTGACCACCCTGTCCGGAGGCGAACGCCAGAGGGCCATGATCGCCCAGGCCATCGCCCAGGAGCCCGAGATATTCCTCCTCGACGAGCCCTCCTCCGCCCTGGACCCGAAGCACACGCTGGGCCTCTTCCGGTTTCTCCGGCGCGCCGCGGCGGAGGGAAAGACCGTGGCGGCGGCGGTGCACGACATCAACCTCGCGGCGGAGTTCGGCGACTGCGTCTGGATATTGGGGGAGAACGGCCTCGCGGCGTCCGGGAGGGTAAAGGACGTCCTCACCGGGGAGGTGCTTTCCTCGGTGTACGGCGTCTCTTTCGCGCCCCTCTGGCGGGGGGCCGGAGAAGGGGAGCGGGTGCTGTGGCGGGCCGTCTGA